From the Anopheles merus strain MAF chromosome 2L, AmerM5.1, whole genome shotgun sequence genome, the window AACCGGTACTGGCTGTGAAACTTGCGCCCGCAGCACTTGATGTAGCCGCGCGTTCGATGCGTTCGATAGCAGTGTTTCTTCAGTGCGCTGAACGATTCCAGCTGCTCCTCGCACATCTCGCACTTCATGTCATAAAACTCGCGCAGCTTTTGGTTGGTTTCGTTCCTTGCCTGGCACCGCCGCCCCACGATGGgagattttttcttctgctcacCGGGCGACCTCGTGCCTGCCTCACTTTTCGGGGGCCGTCCGCGCAGTGTCGTTCTCGTGCGGTCTGCCATGTCCGTCACGCGTTTCGACCTCCGGGGTTTCACCTCGTACTCATTGTCGTCTGAATTATTGTTGCTGGCAGCGCTGCTGCTCGGAGGATTGTACTCATCCTCCAGCTTCATCCCATCGTCGAGATCACTGTCTATGGCCAGCTCGtccagctgctgcagctgctgttgTTGGCACTTTGAATCGGGTTCATTTTTACAGCTCTCCTTCGGCGCACCTTCAACCGGTTCCGCTTCTTCGAACGGCAACTCAAACACGTCATAGTCGGCATCCGGGGCGGGCTCTACCTTGACCTCTTCGAAATACTTCTGATGCTGGGTCGACCACAGCTGATCCTGGTTGCTTTTCACCTGCTCATGGTAGGTGTGGAAATCGGACACCCTTGCCTCACACTGCACGCACACCGTCGATGGGAATGCTTCGATTGAGGTGATCTAAAACGAAAGGGAATCGTTAATAGCATTTCGTTgctttttgtaaacaaatggCCAGGCATGCTGGAATCACATTTCAACGCGCGCTTTCGACACCTACCGGGAAGCTGAACAGTGTTTTAAGCTTTTCTCTGAAACCCTCCTCCTCGATGGTGGCGTTTGAGCGTTGATTTTCCAGCCGAGCCAAACATAATCGACACTTTTCGTCCATCGCTGGCTGCTGTACGCGTTTGCTGTAGGCGTTTGTTTATGGTGATATGTCAACAAATGAACGATTCCGTTTTGACAGCACAACAGCGCACTAACACCAGCGAAAGACGATCGTCCTTGCGCGCACGCACACCACTACTACCTATCGCgatcccaagtgacattttctcGAAATGGTTttcccatatctgctcgataagtactcgatacgcttgaaattgtgaatttgtgtgtgataaagtgtgttgaaagcgccaagaCTTGGTGCGTTCGTGAATtagatgtttttctttcgatggacgatgccgtcgagctcagttttcattcatagctatggtttttgatgaaaaacaaaagctgaTTTTTGGGGACGTTATGCTATAAAAAAtggtattatttaagtataaaataggtacatgaccaactataacgataggaaacatcatttccgagcgaatctagaagaaaccAATAAATTCCCTTAACCTGGTGCAgataagggaagtttaaggctccagtttaagggaatttgctcgaattcccgattattcgtgctcgaaaatgtcaattgcccaactgacattttatagcacgaataatcgggaattggagcaaattcccttaaactggagccttaaacttcccttaaactgcaccagtttaagggaatttagaaaaaagtcctttaaaatcaaatgtgaggcggctttttcgttactttcttctagattgGCTCGAAAATGATGTTTTCTATCGTTATTGTTGGTCATGtacccattttatacttaaataatacccattttttaaaaataacgtcacaaaaatttagcttttgtttttcatcaaaaaaccatagctatgaatgaaaacTGAGCTCGACGGcgtcgtccatcgatagagcaacgtctaatttacgatcacacaaatcttggcgctttcaacacacttgatcacacacaaatccacaatttcaggcgtatcgagtactaatcgagtagatatggtaaaacaatttcgagcaaatgtcacttgggtggGTTGCTATGTACTAGTGTTGGgtcatacgattcatttcactACCCGACCCGGAGTCGGGTGCGAACCAGCCGGAATCAAATCCGACCCgcgggtgcaacgagttcgggtcgacccgaaagatctgtaggtgcgagaaagcataattCCCAAGTAGCGACCgaagcttttttctcccaGTTTCAATCCCCTCATGTCCAAAAACTGCCTTCGCTCACTATTCCTATCCCAATTCTACATTCTACAACGTTTGTTGCGTTCTCGCTCATCAGGGTGTTAGTCAATTCTCTCTCGCCACACAAAGAGAATTCTCCTGCACACttcgtgtgtttgattctacCCATCCCTGTTGAACATAAGTCGTTTTCTTCCATCGCACTCATCTgggtgtttgctcttttccatccaaGCCAAAGAGCGACTTCAGTGTGCTCTGAACCGTGGACATTagagtgtatgtttgtgtgctgcgtgaATTATTTTTCCTGCGTAAAACACTTTCCCGTACTGCACCATCCGCGgtgttctttttgctttatcgGAGGACgaatttttatcatttaattGTTTCGGTAAGTGTCCTTTCATAAGCGTCTTGTGCTATATGACATTTATTCTAATTCAAACATTGCACTTTACAAGTTTCagatgtgtgctgctaccgctaGCTGTTCTCCAAACCTCTTCAAATTGCGACACTGTGTGCACAGGCTTCAAGGTTCAATTGATCCTCAAGCACAAAGCTAAGTTTGTCACATCTTTAAATCAAGTGTACAggcagtccccgagatacacggttaatggggaccgaaaacgaccgcaaaataccgcgtatctcgaatttccgcgtaagtcgaatctcgtgaattccagccaaaatatcactaatttccgtgaaattttgcaagtagggagtggttttcgccaccaaattaattatttgatatttttctactgaattgaacaattttaaccCTTTTTCAaaagtattttacattcgttcaatacggaaattatttgatatttcacaatggatgtgtcaaatcagtacaatttgctcgaagaactgtcaaatttggaaaaccgcgtatctccgaatccgcgtataagaggtaccgtgtatctcggggaccgcctgtatttttATAACAAACGCCTGTAACAAAGAGTGTCTATTAATTGTGTACTTTCATCAACAGCCTTCATACAACACCGCGGTTGAGGCGCGCCAAATTTGATGACATCTTTCCTGAACCAAGCAGGCTGAACACACGCACCACCAAACGGGCTCCAGCGCGGTGTGaagagggaagaagaaaagacagaAACGGAAGCAGCCGCGCCAGGCTTccaaccaccgtgtgtgtgtgtatgtaagtatGTGAGAACACATGTGTGATTCCTCTCCCAAACGACCAAAACGCGATGAATGGGTAAAACTATGGACCTGAGATGGGGCCCTATCTCAGTACCCAAACTGGTACCCAAAGGCAGACAATTTTGGACTTATTTTTTGAGAGAGAGTGCGAAAAAGCTGATGCTTCTCCCTGTTCTCACACTTCTCTCTAGAATTTCATTTGTATGAGTTCTAGGAGAAGGGGAAAGGGGAGGAGATGTAGCAAGTGAATTAAATAGATGAGGAGAGGGGAGACACATTCATTCACCAGTCACCGCCAATATCGAGAATTTGATATTGGCTGGTGGTGTTTGGGGTATCGGCGTTCCATGTGGACCACGGATGCTAAATAAAAACGTTGTGTATAATTTCGTACAGTATCTCATTGTCACGGAACCTTACAAATATTTCTGCGCGGTTGAATCAGGAATCGCGCATCGAATCGATGGAAGAAGGGAGTACGAACGAGGGGGGAGAAGAGGAAGCACAGAGAAAAACGATGCACATTCTCTCATACATTCTTACAACAGTAGGCAATTCGCGAGAAAATGAAATCGGGAGAGTATATTTCAACGCTCGCGAATTAGTGCAAGCAGGTGCGGTATAGAAGATAAAGCAAGACAGCCCAGTTTTTGTTCAACCCAACTAACAAAATTGACATACTTTCTCATTCTAACAAAAAGATCAGTAAacctgagagagcgagaaagcatgtcgattttgtcgCTTGGGAAGCTAGGTCCAAAATGTTTCCTTGGGCTTGTGGGAACTGCACAAAGAAGAGAATAAAGAGTGTGAAGCAGCTAGACTGCCGCAACCAAATCAAGAGAGTGAATTCTCATTTCAATCCGAAAAACTGGGAGAAAGTGATGACCtgcgagagagaataaaactagaaacacGAGAGAGCGCCACACGAAGCGCTTTCGGGGGTTTTCACCTTCGCgcacattttgctttatgcgCGCGACTAATTGAGCCTTGATGAGCGCGATGGCTCCCATACAAAGGCCTTCGGCTTTGCTAGCTGGGCTACTTgtacctttcgggtcgacccgaacgactccgggtcgctTACGGATAGCTCCGACCCGataggttcgggtcgacccgcccATCACTACTATGTACATGTTCAATTAAGCTGTTTGCTCAATTAGCGAAATCAATTGCCAGACAGGTAATTTTCCACGGGGTTCCTTTATTTCAAACACACTATTAACGCCTACATTACATCCCAGGTCACGGTTGCCGCCCCGCCTATGGCCAAGATTTCTTCGCCTCGTGGCCACGGTATTTCTGTTTGTACTTCAGCCCGGTCACAACCGTCGAACTCTTCGGGAAGGCCGACTTTCCACCGAACATCGTATCCGTTTCCGGATGGAAGCGCACATAATCCTGCTGGATGTGGAGATTTTCCGGCAGCTCTACCGAGCGTATCGCATCGAGCGGTAGTCGTGTGTCGATTGGTGTTTGGTAGAATATCGTGGCATCCTCTGGAAGTACAAAAATCGAATTGAAAAGTATTTAGTACGCGTTGAACTGTTTGTTTTCGATATTGATTCGATGGACGTGTTTCTTACCCACGGTTTGTACCTCGTGCAGCATTGAATTCGGTACCCAATGTCCGAGCGCTTTGCCGCATGCCGACagaaatgcaaatttcttCTCCATCCCACCGAACGGCTGCCTGGCGTCGGTCAAACCGTTCTCTTTGGCCAACTTAAGCACCTGCTCGGTAACGTTTTCCGGTGGCGTGTAGGGTTTGATTGCGCGCAAGTAGCTGCCGGATGGAATGGAAATAACGTTCAAATAAAGCAGTTAAAGGAGAATGTTAAGCAAAATCCACTCCTTACCCTCGAGCGGAAAGAGATTGTGCCACCGATTCAAACCGCTTGCCCTCGTACAGCAAGCTCTGCTCTTCCGCCTCCGCACGCATTGCAGCCGCTTTGGCCTGATTCGCATCACGATTGGTAATTTCTGGCTTTTTGATGCGCTTCACGCGATTTGAACTGGCGTACCGGAAGCATGTGACATCCTGTAAATACAAATAGATATTAGTAGCAATTTGCGGCTTTTGAAACCGAACCCATTGTGAAACATTAACAGGTGAATGGGAACCGTTCCCGGCATGGCCGTCACGTAACTCCCGGTGTGCCGCCACATTGTTCTGGAGCGACAGCGTGCAAAACCTGTTCCACCGCAGCACTTACCACAGACTTTTGGGTGAGCAGTGCGAACGCATTCCTTCCCGCAAGTGTAGAACGAATAATTCCAGCCATTTTGCGAGCCCTTTTTTCGGAATTGTTATTTTGTTGTACAATCGTggtcgtgttttgttttcctctctGACAGCGCAGGTCCGGACAATCGGGTCGGTGTTTTCAAGGTACGCCGACTGTCAAAAGTGCCGCTCGCGCGTCTAATCAGCTGTTCGCGAACAATAACAAAACGTTTTAGACCACCGTGCTTTAGATCGGTTTGCGGGGCCTGTTTTTGTTCAGATCGTTGAGCATTATTGATTAAAttggaggaaaaaataaagtttccaCAAGCAAACAACGTGCACGGGTGATGTATTGAAGTAATGGAGCATATGATAATATTGAAGGTATGTAAAATATATTCCGGGAAGTGCTTGGAATGAGTTTCATCATGTGGCCTGTTTGTGGTGCTTTTAGCTTACCGGATGCGTTCCACAACATTCGTGGTAAagcaaagaaacgaaaggaaaaggcGACCAGATTGGAAGTTGAAGGCTCTCTGGATGCATTCCGGTAAGTCCATTTCATTTCTTCATTTAGTAGGTTAGTTCATCTGTAAGCAACCTAACCACAAAACCGTGCTTGATCAGTGTTTAGAAATAGTACTAAAGAATAGCCACAATCCAGAGAAAGATGGTTAGAAAGCTTTAATAACTTATCTGTATTTAGCTGGACAGGGCTATGCGGAATCTTATCCACTATCTTCCcgcatttgttttgtgttgtgaagttttgtttttttttttttgttgtaggaAAACCATGCTTACAAGTCTAAAGCTGCTTCCTTTTATAGTTCGATTGAAACGATCGTAATCTTCCGTATCGTAAATCTTCCGTGGTAATCCTTTCTTTCTATAgacgaaaaaagaagcaacaatgatccccctccccctccttctaacacacaaaaatatataCCCGAGCGTACGATCTTTTTCGACCGCAGGAAGGACGGTCAAACAAGATGGGGGGAAATACGTTAAATGTTATGTTTTCCAACTTTTGCAGATGTCACGCATTCCAaggtagcacacacacaccggcgaCTCCGGTGTCGGTGTACGTTTGCCCGGCGGCGTGGGGTGGAGCGGGCGGGATGCTGTTGTTGCGTAGATTGATGAGCGCGGTGACCGCGGTGTTGCTGGTTAGCGCGTCGTTCAAAGCTGACCGATTTTTTCTTTCGACCGTGCGTGAATGTTAGAGGGCTATTTTTGAATTGTGATTATGATCCGGCCGGATGTTGGGCTGGTAGAAGATGGTACAACGAGGAGCTGTTTGAAGGCTCGTTGATTTCTTGTAAAATTATCACTTTTGCTTGTCTATTAATTACGGGAACGGATTTCATCCGTAGGATTTGTCGCACCATGCATCATTCCACTTCTCAATCGTTCGCCAGGTGTTGAGCAAGCCGGTGCAGCTACTAATGCGTTCGCATTCGTCCACCGCAACGCGATACACATCATCGAACCAAGACGAAACATGACGATAACAAACGGCGATATGAATCGCGGCGATAAACGTTAGCAAGCTGGCGTGACCATCACTGGTCGCTGGTCAGCCACACGCGCCACACGCGGATGGCCTTCTGTTTTGGCCGCGCACGTATGTCCACACAGacgtagacacacacacagggcgtCTCTTTTTCCCCTGGAGGCACAGGTTTGGGTTGGAAAAATGCCATCGCACCAGGCGACCGATTGATCGCGGTGTGCATTTGCCGCTTTCCATCCCttacgcacgcacgcacacatcggTGTGCACATGGGGAGGGCTGTGGCCGTGTATGTTGCTTTGGGGCAGGTTTGCTAATCAACCCCTCGGCTCTCCTCTCTCCTCTCTGCACCCAGGGATGGTGACTAGCGATGCCTCAGAGCGTCAGGAGCAGTTTTTGGACGCATTCGGTGAAGCTGCTCCCGGCGTTCAATGGCAAACTGTTGGAAACTGGTCGTCATCACacgcagccacacacacacacgtacatacaCATCAAACGAAAGGCAAGATATTTGTTTTCCTTGAACCAAATCAACTCTCTTACCCATCCATCGATGAGATCCAGCGCTGGATCGACCAAATGCACTATCAGCAGTTTCGGTTCGGGCAAACTGCCACGGCTCAATGGAGTGAGTGAGAGCGACTTTGCTATTTTGCACAAACGACTTACGTTGTTTGTTTAAGATGGGGTTCGCTCATTTCGGGTGGTTTGTTTGTCACAAATGAATGATTCAATATTGAAGCCTTTGCATGACGAGTTAGTTTGTCCTTGAGGAGCTTTCCTTTGGTGCATTGCAGATCGCCTGCTTGGATACTTTGCTACATGATGATCTTGCTCTATCTTCGATCGATCCTTTACGCCGAAGATCAAAAACGTGTTTGAATTTATCGAACTTATTGCCTTCTAGCTTTTAGACAAGTTGATTGCTAAAATACTTCCAACCAGCCAACCAGGCCcgaaaaacatacaaacaatcCATTCCAGGCTGTTCTATTGCCActgttcgtttgtgtgtgcgggggCTGTGTGCAGGAGAGGAAGGGACGGGTGCACAGTGCGCTGCAAGTGCGTGCAAGACGACTTTCGAACGTATCGAACGTGTCGACGGTGCTGCCGCCGTCTTCCTGGGGCGTGCGGTACGGCCCCGGCGGTAGGAAACGCAGGGAGGCTAATTTTAAAACCAATTCAAACCGCACAGTTTCGCTCCCCCCACTCCCTCCCGCAGTGCGAAGCACCCATCGAAGGAAAGGCAATCCAAGCCCCGGCGTGCGTTGGTATGGCTATCGTTCGCGCCCCACAAGCTGGGCCCGACGTGGAGCGAAGAGGCGGGGAAAGGGAAGAGGTTTATGTCAGGCGAACCACCCAACaacccagccagccagccagcctgcCCGGTAGCCCGCGTTTCATAACCATCAAGACGACGTCGGGGCCGacccacgacgacgacgacgacgacgacgatcgcCGCGTCGTTTCGGGTTTTGCTTTCTGCGTTCGCGTGCGCTCGCCGTACGAATTTGGCCGTTCGTCGCTTGGCCGGGCGTTCAGTTTTCCAGCAGCGCTCGATGTGTGAGCACAGGCCCGTGAGACTTGCTTTCGCGATCGGTGCACCCGCATCACCCAACGGCGTTTAGTTGTAGTGTGTTGGTTAGTCCACCCTCTGCtcttccccttttttccttccattccTCCGCGGACTCGTAAGTGTAAGTGCTTCGATCGGATATAGTGGGGTTCGCTGCTTtcgtatttgtgtgttttatgctATCGATCGATGTCTCCCTTTTTTGTACGGTTCAAATTTCTACTGATTTTGTTCACGAAGGCAATCCGGGATGAATTAagcttgtattttttttggttgttaaATTTAGCtttattgatttttcaaaCGATCTTCATTGGTGGTTGATGCATTGTatgtcctgtgtgtgtgtgtctccctCCAAACAACGCAAACAGGGTGGTTGAtggaaagtaaaaacaaagtAATCCCACACTTTTTGGGAACGCATTAGTGGGCACATACAATCGCCGACCGATCGCACTCTCAAATCGAATCAAATCGATCGAGCCCGTAAAAAACAGTGTTaaacgcgcgtgtgtgtgtgcagagtCATATGTGGTCCGGGATATTGTTACGATCGCTCGTGCCGTTTTGATTCCTTCGTTCCAAAATATCGTTGGACCGCCTGTTTCCATCATCGACTCTCTAGCGATCGTCaaacgtttttgtttgttcgtttttttgttgttgtgtttcttcGTTTGGTGGcccggatgatgatggttgttCGATCACGCGGCTGCCCCCGGGCCCTCCCCTCATGCGGGTAGCACTTTTCCTTCCGGTTCACGAAATTTCCGGGGTGAATAATCTGGCGCTTCCGATGCAGTCGATCGCCGATCACCGATCGCCGCCACGGAGCGGCTGTACGTGTAcctgctgtgctgctgtgtcagtgtgattgtgtgtgtgtgtgtttggtgtgacAGAGTGAATAGAAGTGCAGTTTTTTCTCGCgctccaccccccccccccccccatgccAAAGCATAAAGTGAAGCAAAGTCGAGCCACGAGTGATTGACAGTGAATTCGGAAAAGCGCCCTTTTGTCAACTGAactaagtgtgtgtgtgtgtgtggtggggggggggcggtCTGTTGCATCGCATACATAAAATCCTATGCTGCGATCGAGTAAAGTACAAGCTGGCAgcattacacacacaaaaaaaaaggtaaacgaACGGTTTCACTCGCTAATTATTTAGTCGCTTACATTCATTTGTGGATCCGTTGGatgcgattttttttgtttttgtaattgCAATTGCAACTCCTTGAGCTCTGCGAGCAGGTTTTTAGTTCAACCAAACGTCACAAGAAAAGTCGCGAAAGCGAGGACTGAGCGGGGTGAGCGATGGCTTTGCATGGGTTCGAGCATTGGGCCCCATTAGGttggaaggaaaaataaatctatCACCCGTTTCGTGAGCATCGTGTTGGATTGGGAGGAGAAAACCGTCGAACAGTCGCTTTTACCCACCCAAATGCGAGTCGTTTTGCATCGCTAGAGGACTTAAACGTTCGAGTGGATGACTGGTTGTGGTGGTCTAAGAtgtactttttgttttgtttttcaaatcgatttttcttgtttttttttcattttaaagaGAGCCGACTTAAGATGATTGATGGTGAAAATGTCTGTCTTTAGTTTGGATTGTTGTTGCGAAATAAACAAGTTATTAGTTTAATGGTTTCATGTTCATGAAAATGTGTTCTTTTTAGGTTATAATAATTATGGTACCGCGACACGGATATTCGCTTGTTTTTCGAACGATCAGTAAGACTTGAAGATCATCTTTTCTTGGTGCCGTGACTAGGATATTCATACTTTCTAAGAGTATCAGTCTCTGATTCTTAACTTAGAGTTAAACTAGTTATGGTGCCCTGACAAGGATATTTAATTGATATTCGAACGATCAGTAAGATCTGACTAGACCTTACTGGTGCCGTGACTAGGATACTCATATATTCTTCAAGTATTGTAAAGCATTTGACTCGCTAAAACAAtgttggtgccgtgaccaggatatttatattttctcaCTGTATTTTAAAGCCTTTGACTCATAACTCGCTAAAACAAtgttggtgccgtgaccaggatattTAAATTTGCTCATGTTTTAATGCACTTAGTTGGGCAGAATGGTTCTTATAAAAAAAGTAGCAACCGAAATCAAACATCCCATGTGTGTTTGGGCAGAACGGACAAAAAACCCAACCACGCTAGCAACTTCGTTTGTTATGCCACTCTTTGTTTAGCGTTGTCATTCGCATACGTTTGCCAACTGGGACGATCGTACAGCGTACCATTCACACATCATCTTGTCTCTACATCTACAATCTGTCTAGCATTACCATAACCATTCTTGTCCAACGTTGCAACGTTTTTTTTACCATACAGTCTTTCCTCCCCCTTGATCAACCAAGCATCAACAAACAATACCTCCTGCCAAAGAAACTGCCAATTGTTGACCCTCCCCCGGGCAAACATTAGCATCGCAAATGAAGCTAAAATGCGAAAAAGCGCCGTATCGCAATTGCGATTGAAACAATCGAAACCTCGCCGAATCCATTACGATCGCATCTTCCGACCGGCCTGGTGATTTTGCCTTCGAAGCATAacgcatgtgtgtatgtgtgtgtatgtgtgtgtgctgatgcCCTTTTTTGTGCCTTGTGGGCTTTTGTTTACCGCGTTTCGCTTGGAACCAGTTTTGAACAAACGTCTGATGGTCGCCGCGATCCGTCCTGAACTTTAGCAGAAAAAAGCTCGATCAGTCGCTCGCccgtaagtgtgtgtgtgtcgttggtCGCAGGGTTCTAAAGCAGAGCTCTGCTATCAATCTGTGCGTTCTGATTCATCTGCCTCCAGCCGGGCGGAGACGAGGGCTAGACGAGAATACACGCATACGGGGCAATATTTGAAATTCTAATGAACCTGCTGGCTCCATCCAGGGCACAACTGCCCGGACCAGAGTGGGCTGGAGATGAAAGCAAACCATTTGTTACGTTcgtgcatgtgcgtgtgtgtgtcttcacAATGGCTCCATTAGACTGCGAGATCGCGTTATGGTGCAGATCGCCGCTTCCCAGACCCCCGGGGGCACAGAACTTGCCCGTGCGCTGCTGGCCATAAAAAAGAACCGaccattttaaaacattatgCAAACGGATCATCATTTCGCCTTCACCGGTGTTCGACCAAAAGGGGGGTTCAAGGGTGACCGGGCTGGATGGATTAGAACGATTAGGCCGTGCGCAGCTGCTATGGTCGCTGAAATGTTAATCTGGGCGGTGATTTATCACGCTTAAAATTTTCGTCCGATTAACGCCGccgatgttgatgatgatgctcggaattgaaaaacaaaatgttataTTGGGTGAAAAAACCTATCTCCGACCAGGGCCGTCCTTGATGGCGATGGTGCGGTTGCTTGACATTTTGGCGAGCCTGTTGGTTGTGGTTTTAGCCTTTCACCTTTTTGCCGTACGGTTAGGAAATGTGGCCACGAGGATGACGTTTTTCCTACCGACCGGGAGGGACATGCGATGGCTGGTGAATGTTACCGAGTGCCGGGGAACAAGGAGACGCACTAATCGCATCATTAGCGGTCAGCTCAGTGTCGTCCTGTTTGTTGTGATCTCATTAGTGCAGTCGTTGTGTTTGGATTTAATGTTTTGGAGTGCCGCAGGATTGACCGGTTTGATAGGAGGAAAGCAATCCTTTTGATTTATGAGCGTTATTTagtattgtttttaatgtttttttcgaTTTATTATAACATTTCGTGACACGATGTTTACGTCTAAAGTGTAGAGACGGttaaaaatatattgtttAGAAACATATAAATTTGTAGTTCAAGACAATCTATGCGATAGAAACACTCAAACACAGCCCATATGATTTAGATTAAATATTCCCCTTCCAAAACCAACAGCTTGTGACAAACGATTCGACACATGTTCCGTAATTTCAGCTCCATCTTGCACGCCATTAGTAAGCTTTATCAAACCATACCACTGCTTTCCATCTCACTGGCGCTCTTCTCATGCGTGCTAATAATAATCTTGCCTATCTCTATCACTACCAGAAACGCCAACCACGGCAGCTTGGCTGAAAGTGGCTTTGGCGCAAATCTGACCCGAATCCGTCACTCAGTGCGCAAGGAGATCtagtaaaagcaaaacaaatggcaagaaagaaaaaaacatacagaTACACTTTTGCACCAACAAGCATTGATTAATCTTGGGCCCAGCAGCCAATGGGGGGCGATGTGTAACCGTGCGATCATAAAACCGCATAAACACTCCTTGGAGAGCATAAACATGCACCATGACGGACTGGTCGCGTAAAAGCGATCTCGTGGGTACAAACGGACGCGAATGCCGCCACCTTGCCGGGCAGCTTAATTGCAAACTAATCTCGCTGCACCTAATCTCGCTGGGCAGGATTTAacgcacactgcacacacattGCAAGCGGTGGAATGGAACGCGCGATGCACTTTCCAACCGATCAGCTGCGGTGCAGgtgtaaaatgt encodes:
- the LOC121593609 gene encoding transcription factor grauzone-like, producing MDEKCRLCLARLENQRSNATIEEEGFREKLKTLFSFPITSIEAFPSTVCVQCEARVSDFHTYHEQVKSNQDQLWSTQHQKYFEEVKVEPAPDADYDVFELPFEEAEPVEGAPKESCKNEPDSKCQQQQLQQLDELAIDSDLDDGMKLEDEYNPPSSSAASNNNSDDNEYEVKPRRSKRVTDMADRTRTTLRGRPPKSEAGTRSPGEQKKKSPIVGRRCQARNETNQKLREFYDMKCEMCEEQLESFSALKKHCYRTHRTRGYIKCCGRKFHSQYRLLEHLSYHVGSSMVRCEECNKTFSSRSYLLVHRSRVHGQAEDRPYKCTQCHQSYALECHLNAHIVSHVRVNCTICGKELASALSLRTHMINMHGNRENHICDTCGREFRSRPAFERHVKLHLGLEVTKQVQCEVCHKWLNSKRAFKVHLQLVHMEAGQTFQCDICSQQYPNSRALANHKQRVHVEERFKCEECGKLFKRQLYLKEHVAALHTRKPLYSCEVCGATFNSNANKYSHRKNKHPVEWEERRKQQLQQQQEQQQKQQQQQQQQEQAVSL
- the LOC121593619 gene encoding uncharacterized protein LOC121593619, producing the protein MAGIIRSTLAGRNAFALLTQKSVDVTCFRYASSNRVKRIKKPEITNRDANQAKAAAMRAEAEEQSLLYEGKRFESVAQSLSARGYLRAIKPYTPPENVTEQVLKLAKENGLTDARQPFGGMEKKFAFLSACGKALGHWVPNSMLHEVQTVEDATIFYQTPIDTRLPLDAIRSVELPENLHIQQDYVRFHPETDTMFGGKSAFPKSSTVVTGLKYKQKYRGHEAKKSWP